Below is a window of Pelobates fuscus isolate aPelFus1 chromosome 13, aPelFus1.pri, whole genome shotgun sequence DNA.
CATCATATCATCCAGTTTCCTACCCCATCAGTCCTCTCTCCATTATATCATCCAGTCTCTTACCCCATTAGCCCTCGTTCCATCATATCATCCAATCTCTTACCTCCATCAGATCACTCATTTCTTTCCTCCTGTCTCTCTGGGAATATCAAACCCAAATTTGCTATTCAGATCCTTTCCCAGGTACTCTATATTACTGCCTGGCGTTACACCGTATTCCTTAAACCCTCAACCAATCATGCCTATCCCATTTCACCTCTCATACTCCGATAGAGTCAAACACATCCATTCTCACATAAGTGTCTTATCCAGACATCATGTAATCTAGCTCACCTTGAATGTTTTCCGGATGTTACTTGGGCTGCTGAAAgtcccctgaaaaaaaaaattgattctcAGAACACTTGCATGGTTCTCCATCTTTACATCTAACATGCATTGAGATACTGGTCTGGGATTTGTCTGTTTTAGGAGTGATAAACCTCTCAGAGCTCACATTCTATAGTTATCCTCCTCACAGTGAGAGTAAAGTAAAGGCGCACGTCGCTCACCTCTCCTTCTGTATAATGGTAAATACAAGAATAGAATAGAGTGGTAACAAGTGGCATGAAGAGTAGAGATGCCTTTCTAGGATATTTGCGGAACATCTGATCCTGTCCTGTGGTTTCCAGGTGCTGGTCGTTGGCCTGAAAATACACGATCATTGCAGTCACACATTACAATGACGGTTCACAGACACTGATCATCTTTACACACATTCTAAATTGCACTGAAATACACCATCTGCATGTCACAAGGCAAATACAATACCCAAGCAAATACAGGGAGGATTAGCacaaacagcactgtcaccttttaCATTTCCTATCCATATTTCTGTATATTGCCTAACTAAGGATTGAGATTCAATATATAGATCTCCAGCATGAAGCATTCCTGGGCACTAAATGAACCATAGGAACCCGCTTTTACCTGGTTTAGGTTTATCTGCCTAGTGTTGGCGTAATTGATAGATATCATATACAATAGAAATtaagacaataaaaaaatatatatcctcaGGAGTTAGATATATAGCAGAATATGCTGAAGGGCAACATCAATATGAGACGAGAAAATAATAACAGACAGGCAGGTATATTGAGCGATAAACACTGAAAATCCTGGTGCATGTAATGTGCCGAAATGTAAGAAGCTCATGAAAACCTCTTTAAAAAGGAGAGACACCCCACGTCTTACCTCTATGATGATCTGTCTCTCTAGTAAAGTGTAATGGTCCTGTACATGGGAAGCATCTTCTTGGGAGAAGGGAAGGCTGAATGGGGAGAGAACGAGCAAAGAGTGAATGAGAAGAAGTGAAGGGAAAGGAAGAAGTGGGTGAATGAGGAGCAGACAGATACAAAGCAAATAAAAAGGGGAGAATAGTGAGCAGAAAGAGAGATAACGGGTGAGACTGAGTAGGTAAAGGTGGGAATGACAAAATGAGGAAGTAAGAATGGGAGGAATGGATGAGCAAGAGAAAACAGAATGGAGtttgatgaaaaataaaaaggtgaaAACCAGCGGCTGAATCTGGGTATAGGAGAGAAGGATCTAGGGGGTAGGGTGCCAGGGATAAACAACCTGTGTTGAGTATGTATaggatgagtgagtgtgtgagatctGAGGATGTATgggatgagtgagtgtgtgagatctGAGGATGTATaggatgagtgagtgtgtgagatctGAGGATGTATaggatgagtgagtgtgtgagatctGAGGATGTATtggatgagtgagtgtgtgagatctGAGGATGTAGaggatgagtgagtgtgtgagatctGAGGATGTATaggatgagtgagtgtgtgagatctGAGGATGTATaggatgagtgagtgtgtgagatctGAGTATGTATaggatgagtgagtgtgtgagatctGAGGATGTAGaggatgagtgagtgtgtgagatctGAGGATGTATaggatgagtgagtgtgtgagatctGAGTATGTATaggatgagtgagtgtgtgagatctGAGGATGTATaggatgagtgagtgtgtgagatctGAGGATGTATtggatgagtgagtgtgtgagatctGAGGATGTATtggatgagtgagtgtgtgagatctGAGGATGTATtggatgagtgagtgtgtgagatctGAGGATGTATtggatgagtgagtgtgtgagatctGAGGATGTATaggatgagtgagtgtgtgagatctGAGGATGTATaggatgagtgagtgtgtgtgatctGAGGATGTATaggatgagtgagtgtgtgagatctGAGGATGTATaggatgagtgagtgtgtgagatctGAGGATGTATaggatgagtgagtgtgtgagatctGAGGATGTATtggatgagtgagtgtgtgagatctGAGGATGTATaggatgagtgagtgtgtgagatctGAGGATGTATtggatgagtgagtgtgtgagatctGAGGATGTATAGGATGTAAGTGCTGATGCTGGGGAATGCCAACATGGGGACCGTCGATGATGCTGACCTGATACATTTGGTTTTCAGAAAATCTCTCCTTTCCTCTGCACTGCTAATGTTCAGATGTTCTCTGTATTTACAAATCTGGAGAAGATAGGATAAATGTTGATTGTGAATTATTAGCACACGTGTATAGCTCTATCCCATGTCTATCCAATTATTCGCACATCTCTATCCCATTATTAGCTCATGTATAGCTTTATTCTATTATTCACACGTGTGTATAGCTCTAACCCACGTCTATCCCATTATTAGCACGTGTATAGCTTTATCCGATTATTCGCACATATGTATAGCTCTATCCCATGTCTATCCCATGTGTCCCCATACTCACAGCTAGCTCCTCAGCTCGGTCCAGAAACCTGTAATGAGAACATGTCACTTTAAGAAGAGCTATTTCCATTACAGGAGCCAATTACTGTCCTAAATAACAACACCATCTACCCCTGGTCTCAAAGCTGTACAACCCCTGCACTGAGCGCCATTTGCAGTTTGTCTGACCAGTTCACTATCTCAGGGTTAAAACCATGACAACCGTACAATATTACATTTTCCCTAGGATCTCATCTGCCTTCTGAAATGTGCTTTTTCTCACCCTAATTGGCAACATGTCTTCCTATTCACTACATGCCACACACATCCCACTATCTCATATGCTTAACACATCACAGATGCTACCTGTCCAAACACCCCTAATTAGCCGACAGCATTTCCCCCCCACTTGCCTTCACTCACCTGAATAGATCCATTAGGAGTTGTTGCTCCTCCGTCTCTCTAAGGAAGTGGATAAAATGCCGCAAAGCCACTTGTCTACGCTCAAGCTCCCGAAACAGAACCTCTAAGAAGGAGATAGATGCCTTAAActgctgcaaaggattctgggactAGCAGGGCGAGTATAAGTTATCTTTACAGATTCAAAGCATTTTCCACATTAGGCACACCAAAGCTTCAATTGTCTCACAGTGACTGAGTGATGGAGTGAGCATGACAAAGAGGCGATAAGTGTTGATAAGAAGGGAACTTTGCATGCATTCTCTCAAACAATGCTTCAGATTGTACAGTGTTGTAAATAATAAGTGTGGATATGAGATATGGTGAAGATTGTGAACTTATCCAAAGGTGCAGTGAGACATCTGGGATTTTATGAAATATAAAAACCATCAAACAATAATCTCTGCTTGGGACATTGCAATAATATATTGCCACTTGAATTCTTTTAACTCACCAGAATTCAAGGTTTTTTTCAGGAATATTAAAACCTAAAAGTAAAGACAAACAAAACCAACGTTAGATGACTGGTACAGGCCTATATAAGAGTAAAATAGAACATAGTGAAGAACGTGCAACACATTGAGATGAAAATATATagatcaaatatatatagatatatacatataaataaataaataaataaaaaaaaaaaaaaaaaaaaaaaatcccctgcactcacgcttagtaGTTCCTCATTagccgggtgccaaagcctggactccaaagatgCCAAAaagtagctgctcaccggtcttttaaaaattcaaatactTTATTAAATCCCATTAAAATCtgcgaccaacgtttcagtccctgctCGGGACTTTCATCAGGGTCAAATATGATAGGACAACACTGAGTCAACATGCCCGACTTTGTACCTCCCTGTTGATATTTTAGGCAATAGAGAAAATCCAGCAGTTGAAAAACTCACAGCAGTGATCACGTTTCCATCGTGGAGTCCAACTGCTTCATCCAAAAGTCGCAGTTTTTCTTTCAGAGCCCGGAATCTCTCCATTGAGCAGCTCTATAgagaacaaaatggtttaatgcaGCACTTTGCCATGTAGCTAAACCCATTAAAACCCAGATCCTGGTATTAGGCTTTAACTAATTATTGTACAAAAAGTGGCACTTGGACATTAATGAGCCATAAAAATCTAGCACAGTAAATAAAAATGATCTGTCCTCATATATCAATAAACGGAAAGCACCAAAAATAATATAGAATGGCGAGTAAGTCATTAAAAACGATTGGAAATAGAAACCAAACACATTTGCACACATTTATATGATGTTGGTTATTCCTATTTATTgccttcatttaatatttttggagaagctttccaaataatttaaagTGGCAATGTCACCCCACCaccttcccccccttccccaaaatgagtattttataaagatagaatctttatgaaatactccgaTTGACTGTattagaatttcactgaaatttcaaACCATTCAAattatatactgagacaaagtatgggcTCCTTCGTCTCAGTATTTATCCTCCACCTGACAACGCTTGACACTAGGTAGTGCTGCCAAGTCTTGTCATTTCCCCAAGCCAACACCAGTGACGCCTGGAGGGAAATTCGTTCTTTCTATGAAGGGTCCAGTGGAATCATCTATAGACCTCCCGCAACAGGAGCAACAGGAAGAGGATGGACGCACCTGCGAGGGACAAGTTCAGGTAAATATATTTCACCTTTGACTGTGCCAGGACCCCGATCACAGATGCCACggtttgggggtctttgcaaattctacAAAAGACCCCGGAtggtgacagatccactttaatatTTTGTGGGTAgacttttgaaattatttaagaacaagaaaaatattttatgattatattttttgatatattaatatttaaaaaaaaatatattttaaaagttgatccaaaaatattgaatcacttggaaagcttatccaaaaatatatatatataaaaaaaagtgtgataTCACATATCAAGCCTCTTCGTGAACCTGTGTACTTATGTGGTGTCTTACCTTTCCTTTCTGCAATCGTCGAACAGTGTCCTCAATGCTCCAATCTCCACTGTAATCCTGAAACACAGCCATAAGTGGACAGTGAGGCGGACACAAACTGAGAGGCACCCCAAGTTTCTAACCAACAAAATAATTTGTAGGTGAAAGTCCATCCCTTGCTCTTCACCcctaataatattatattatagacTTCTTCTCCTGCTCTCCTGTTACCTGATACTCAGACTTGGGTTTACGCAGCTCTGGAGCAAGACTTTTCATATTTGTATCCAGaagaactgaaaaataaaaaaagggattgGAATACGGTCACAACcagaaaaaacaactaaaaaaaacaacagttttaTATGTTTCCatttagtaaaataataatagttaccATCAGACAAGGCCTGAAAGCTGCTCGTTCTGGACTTTACTGTAAAATGAAAAGAAGCAGAGGTGAGGTAAGtctcaaacacaaaaaaagaacgGTATGAAACGTATATAATAGCTGGACACAAGGTCCATGGCCTTTTATAGGGATTGAGAAATAGGTGATGTTAcaaagacagagagagacaaggaAACAAAAGTCACATTTGCAGTCAAAATTCCagaaacaaatacataaacatacaggaaatcttgaaaaatgtaaaaagattCTTATTGTTATTTGCTTGTATAACATGACAGATTCCTGTTTTAGTCACCATCATATATATGACATTTGAGAAGATTAACAAACATTGTGCGGCGGGTACATGCCAGCAAAATGTAGTCTTGTTGGGAAAGGTCAAGTTGTCCACCTTCATCTTTACATTGTTTTACCCATCTGTCCACTATCTGATAGAGGAAAAGATtattcaaaggaacactatagcctgCTGTGGtgtttatggtaccaggagtgccttAGCGCCATCGCATGGTAACATGTCAAACTGTTTAACCATGCTTTTACTATTTACCTGGGTTCCACCAGGCACTGAGGATAAATCCACATGCCCCTTTCGAGCAAGGCAGGACAACAATGGACTCGGCTGATGAACTCGGCAGGTtggtcctggcaccataaccacaccaGACAGCTGGAATGTGCCTTTATTTTCACATTCCCAGCACGCTCctgggtcaggaaaacaaataggCTTCATACCATGCCGAGTCACATGCACAGAAGTCAGTACATCTCTCAATGTGGTTACCATTTGGGATATAAGCCAGGTGTGAGAAATATAAATAACACTGCACCTACACATGTTAGTTGTGCAGTTAGCTGGGATTTGCAATAAATGTTTAACTAATTTTGTGTCCCCTTCTTACACATGCCATGTATTCGTGGTTACGTGGATCCTGCGCATTATGAATGGTCTAACCTTTAAAGAGGTTGCTCAGGGCATTTGCAGAACCAATTTTGGAGTAGGCATAAGATGATGTATCGGCTGTGGGTCTATGTTCTCTCGTCTCAGTCCCTGCTCGGGCGTTTGATGCAGTTTCTTGAATGGACCATGATATACCTACAAGTAAATCAATTAGATGTGTGCTGTCTGCGCACAGCTTCGAAAACACAACATACACTTTAAAGCACGGAGCCTTCCTAATACTCCAGACCAACCATTGCTGTACCCACTGTTATTTTAGATAATGTGTCTGTATTGCGCAgtattaaataaagaattaaaataaataaaaagctgaGAAGTAACAGTTCTTTTTTAAGAATCATATTGTATGTTGCTGTAATAAGACAGAGGTAAAatctaaataagaaaaataaaaaattaacatcGACTTCTACTTGCTTTTTCCTGTGGATCACTGCATTTGTCTGATTTTCAATAAGGGTCCTCACAATTATTAACAAAACgtgcaatttattttagtttcagTGATGTGGCACTAATAGGATTAGATTAATGTGATTCAAGGCTGCATGTGGCTATTAgagttaaataaaactattagtcTGATTTGCATATAATTCCAAAAATGCCAATTCCCGAgaattcatactttagtgaaaACCTTTATGTTTGACAGTTCTTTTGGCAGATATAACCTAAACGATGAAATCACATAACTGACACAACATTGAATTTCTTAAACTCTTGACAACTCACTTCCCACAGGTTCCCCACTCCAGGTAAACCTCTCCCCTTCATCGTCCTCTTCATCTACAATGGCTTTCAAACTATTTACCGCTCGCTTGGATTCCTTCaactgtcaaaaaaaataaaataataatacaaagaaaTTAGTCAATTAACCGTAAGTAGATATTTACTTTGCTATAGTCAGAAATATCCCATGCACCTGATATAGTTCATCATCGTCATCGTCAAAAGTAAAGGCCTTGAACTTGGATCCGTGCCAGTATTCTTCCTCATCTGTTTTAACCCTGGACATCTGGACAGAGCAAGGGTTAACTCTGGGACACCGTGAGAAAGTGTTACCTATAGGACACAATGAGGGACAGAGAAATAGTGTCAGCTTTAGCACACATCAGTAACAGGGCAAGAGAGGATATACAGCGTGGAAATCCACTAGATAGGGTCATACCAAGATATCATCACCTGTACGACACAGACAGGTATGGATCATGTCTTCTAAGGTACCACAATGGACTTACTACTAAGGCATGAGACAAATGCAGAGGCAGCAATGCACTTAAAGACAAGGAAGCAGCTCATCGGGCTCTGAAGATATGTAGTGACAGCAATGCCTATAGGGTCAAGCAAGGTACAAGGGACTGGGTCACCTGTGACTCACATAGAGGTAAATGGAGACTGTAACCTCTAGTGTGCAACAAAGTACAGGTAGACTGTGTCGCCTCTAGTAGGCAAGATGACATAGGAGACTGCATCGAGTGTAGTAACAACGCAGAGAGTGCCTCACCTCTAGAACATCCAGTTGGACTGCCTCAAGGCTGGCACACAGTGGAGTACAAATAGTCTACTTTACCACTAGCACAGAGAGGAACAGGTAGAGTGCATGGCCAGTAACTACCAGCAAGGTACAGGTATTCTGGATCATCTATAGCGCAGAGCAAAGTATAGGTAGGTTGCTAGGTAGATTAAGCAAGCAATAAGGTGCAAACAGAGTGAGTCGCTTCTAGCACAGAGCAAAATACAGGGAAAAAGCACTCCCTCTAGCGCACAGCTCGGTACGAAGGCAGTGCATGGCTTCTAGCACATAGCAACGTCCAAGAAGCTAGCATTGCCTCTAGTATACAGTGAGATACAGGGAGACCGCATAGTGCTGAGCATACACCCAGGATGGAAGGTACAAGGAGGCAGCTTCAAGTCTAGCAAGCAGTGACAGTAAGGGAGACTATATCACTGTTAACGTAAAACAAGCTACAGAGACACATCTAGTGCACAATGACGTAATACAAGAAAGAGTCACCTCTGGGGGCCCGCTGGATAACGTGGAGAGAGGTGGAACTCTAGGAAACAATAATGCTGCGCCAAGAACCAGCGTTTCGAGAAATGTCCTTCTGGTGATTTAGTGGGTATATTTTCAGAAATGTGGATCACAGAACATTCTGCTGATCTATTCTGTACATAACGGTCCCAATAATCTCAATGACTGATCTACagttaaatatagaaaataataattattcagAGAACAAATATTTCTTGTACAACAGCGATATATGAGagcataaaaaaaagagagaagggtTGATATGCCAGAAACCAACAGAGCAGCAGATAAGCTATAGCTGATAGACAGAGGGCAGATATGTGTGAGActtagagagagagggggaggtatGCGAGAGCATTAGAGAGATGGGGCAGATAGGTGAGAGCATTAGAGTGAGAGGGGCAGATAGGTGAGAGcattagagagagagaggagggcagataggtgagagcattagagagagagggggggcagataggtgagagcattagagagagagaggggggcagataggtgagagcattagagagagaggggcagataGGTGAGAGCATTAGAGTGAGAGGGGCAGATAGGTGAGAGcattagagagagagaggagggcagataggtgagagcattagagagagagagagaggagggcagataggtgagagcattagagagagagagcagggcagataggtgagagcattagagagagagaggagggcagataggtgagagcattagagagagagaggagggcagataggtgagagcattagagagagagaggagggcagataggtgagagcattagagagagagagaggggggcagataggtgagagcattagaaagagaggggcagataggtgagagcattagagggagaggggcagataggtgagagcattagagagagaggggcagataGGTGAGAGCATTAGAGTGAGAGGGGCAGATAGGTGAGAGcattagagagagagaggagggcagataggtgagagcattagagagagagagaggagggcagataggtgagagcattagagagagagggggcagataggtgagagcattagagagagagggggcagataggtgagagcattagagagagaggggcagataggtgagagcattagagagagaggggcagataggtgagagcattagagagagaggggcagataggtgagagcattagagagagaggggcagataggtgagagcattagagagagaggggcagataGGTGAGAGCATTAGAGAGAGGAGGGCAGATATGTGAGAGCATTAGAGAGAGGAGGGCAGATATGTGAGAgcattagagagagagagggacagaTACATTATAGCTGATAGACAGAGGGGCAGATAGCGGAGAGCATTagagagaggggcagatatgtGAGAGCcttagagagaaagagagagggatggggggggaggggaagatatGTGAGAGCATTAGAGTGAGAGGGGCAGATAGGTGAGAGcattagagagagagaggagggcagataggtgagagcattagagagagagagaggagggcagataggtgagagcattagagagagagaggagggcagataggtgagagcattagagagagagaggggggcagataggtgagagcattagaaagagaggggcagataggtgagagcattagagggagaggggcagataggtgagagcattagagagagaggggcagataGGTGAGAGCATTAGAGTGAGAGGGGCAGATAGGTGAGAGcattagagagagagagg
It encodes the following:
- the VIPAS39 gene encoding spermatogenesis-defective protein 39 homolog, which gives rise to MSRVKTDEEEYWHGSKFKAFTFDDDDDELYQLKESKRAVNSLKAIVDEEDDEGERFTWSGEPVGSISWSIQETASNARAGTETREHRPTADTSSYAYSKIGSANALSNLFKVKSRTSSFQALSDVLLDTNMKSLAPELRKPKSEYQDYSGDWSIEDTVRRLQKGKSCSMERFRALKEKLRLLDEAVGLHDGNVITAVLIFLKKTLNSEVLFRELERRQVALRHFIHFLRETEEQQLLMDLFRFLDRAEELAICKYREHLNISSAEERRDFLKTKCISLPFSQEDASHVQDHYTLLERQIIIEANDQHLETTGQDQMFRKYPRKASLLFMPLVTTLFYSCIYHYTEGEGTFSSPSNIRKTFKIPEKLYILTALAARAKLKAWSDVDALFTTKNWLGYTKKRAPVGFHRVVEILHRNGAPAQVLQDYIRLVEDAETRVALATKYKCHDVVIDTYKDLKDRQLLMVYRCKVERGSPEEDKIDMILSNTQIRWKN